The genomic segment GAGCTGCTGGACCTGGTGGGCCTCGCCGACAAGTGCGACGCCCATCCGACGCAGCTCTCCGGCGGCCAGCAGCAACGTGTCGCCATCGCCCGCGCGCTCGCCATGCGGCCCGACATCCTCCTCCTCGACGAGGTGACGTCCGCGCTCGACCCGGAGCTCGTGGCAGGTGTGCTCGACGTCCTGCGGGACATCGCCCTGAGCACCGACATCACCATGCTCTGTGTGACGCACGAGATGGGCTTCGCCCGCGATGTCTCCGACCGGGTGATGATGTTCGACCACGGCCACGTCCTCGAAGCCGGGCCTCCGGACCAGCTGTTCGAGGCCCCGGAGCACACCCGCACCCGCGAATTCCTCAGCGCGGTCCTCTGAAGGACCCGCTGAGGGGGTGCACCGTGCCGAGGCCGGGCACGCCACCCCGCCCCGCCTCGGTTTCGGGGCGGGGTGGGACGTCGTGACGGCATCACGGCGTCTGACGGCGTCTGGGAGGCGGATGGCGCGAACGCCCGCTGGAACGCCGCTTCTCGGATCCGCTCACACCGGGCCGGGCGTGCACGGACGGTGCCTCTGCTGCACCCCTTTCGCCTGTCGTACGGGAGGATCGGGACTGTCTCCGAGCTTCCCCCTTCCCGGCCCGCGCGTCACCGTGCGAACAGCGTGCGCCGGCGCGCGCCGTTCGCACGGGGCGTGAAAGCGGGCGCCGTCCCGGATCCGCACGGGGGGCGTGGGGGTGAACCGGCTTGGGCCGCCGGTCGGGGCCTGCAGCACAATAGGCCGATGACTGAGGGAATCGACGTGGCGACCGCTCACGCCTGGGCCGCACTCGGCGGTCCGGCGGAGCTGCTCGAAGGGGTGTCGTACATCGCGTCGAGCGGTGTGCCGCCGTCCCGGCTTCCGGTGCGGGAGCTGGCGCGCGCGACGGTGGGGGTGTGCTCGCTGGCGGCCGCGGAGCTGTTCGCGCGCCGCGCCGGCGGATCCGTACCGGAGGTGCGGGTGGACGAGGGAGCGGTGGCCACCGCCTTCGTCAGTGAACGGCATCTGCGGATCGACGGCCGGAAACCGACGTCGTTCGCCCCGCTCTCCGGCTTCTGGCGGGCGGCCGACGGCTGGGTCAGGACCCACGCCAACTACCCGCACCACCGCGCCCGGCTGCTGACCGCCCTGGAGATCCCGGACGAGGGCGACGACGGCGCACCGGCCCAGCACCTCGCGGAGCGGCTGCTGACCCGTCGCGCCCTGGAGATCCAGGAGACGGTTCACGCGGCGGGCGGGCTCGCCGTGGCCGTCGCCACGGCGGCGGGCCACCAGGCGGAACTCCCCCTCGTCGAGTCCCGTCGGACCAGGGACGGCGCGGCCGGGACCCTGAGCGCGGCGGCGCTGCCGGCCGCCGGCGTCAGGGTGCTCGATCTGACCAGGGTCATCGCAGGACCGGTGGCCACCCGCACGCTGGCGCTGCTCGGCGCCGATGTGCTGCGCGTCGATTCCCCCCGGCTCCCGGAGCATCCCGACGCCCATGCCGATACGGGGTTCGGCAAGCGCTCGACGCTGCTGGACCTCGATGTGCCCGAGGACCGGCTGCTGTTCGAGGAACTGCTCTCCTCGGCCGACGTCGTGATCACCGGCTACCGACCGGGCGCCCTGGACCGGCACGGTCTCGCTCCGCGAGAACTGCTGGAGCGGCGGCCCGGGCTGATCGTCGCCCAGCTGTGCGCGTGGGGCTGGGAGGGGCCGTGGGCGGGCCGCCGCGGCTTCGACAGCCTCGTGCAGGCCGCCTGCGGCATCGCCGGGATCGAGGCCGCATCCGACGGACACCCCGGAGTGCTCCCCGCCCAGGCCCTGGACCACGGCACCGGATATCTGCTCGCCGCCGCGGTGCTGCGTGCGCTCACCGACCGCCAGGACACCGGTGGAGGCCGGCATCTGCGGTTCTCCCTGGCGGGAACCGCCTCCTGGCTGACGCACGGCATCCGCCCCGCCGCAACCGACGGTGAGGCGGCCTACGACCCCGGCTCCTGGCTGGCCGAAACGCCCTCCCCGTACGGCCGCCTCCAGTACGCCCGCCCGCCGGTCGGCTACGCCGGTGGCCCCGGCGACTGGACCCGTCCGCCCACCCTGTGGGGCACCGACAGCCCCGGCTGGATCTGATCCCGCCCCGCCCGACCCGTGCGTCCGCTCCCGCCACCGACGAAAGGACTCCCATGGCCCTTCCTCCGGCCGCCGACAGATCCGGCGCGCTCACGCCCGCGCTGGACTCGATGACCCTGCTCGCCGCGGCAGTGATCGTCCACGATGCCGGGAAGCGGCGGGTCGTGCTGCTGCAACGCGGTCCTGGGGCGAAGTACTGCCAGGGCAAATGGGATCTCCCCATCGGCAAGAGCGATCCGGGTGAACCCGTCACGGACACCGCCGCCCGTGAACT from the Streptomyces sp. RKAG293 genome contains:
- a CDS encoding CoA transferase yields the protein MTEGIDVATAHAWAALGGPAELLEGVSYIASSGVPPSRLPVRELARATVGVCSLAAAELFARRAGGSVPEVRVDEGAVATAFVSERHLRIDGRKPTSFAPLSGFWRAADGWVRTHANYPHHRARLLTALEIPDEGDDGAPAQHLAERLLTRRALEIQETVHAAGGLAVAVATAAGHQAELPLVESRRTRDGAAGTLSAAALPAAGVRVLDLTRVIAGPVATRTLALLGADVLRVDSPRLPEHPDAHADTGFGKRSTLLDLDVPEDRLLFEELLSSADVVITGYRPGALDRHGLAPRELLERRPGLIVAQLCAWGWEGPWAGRRGFDSLVQAACGIAGIEAASDGHPGVLPAQALDHGTGYLLAAAVLRALTDRQDTGGGRHLRFSLAGTASWLTHGIRPAATDGEAAYDPGSWLAETPSPYGRLQYARPPVGYAGGPGDWTRPPTLWGTDSPGWI